Proteins found in one Serinicoccus marinus DSM 15273 genomic segment:
- a CDS encoding alpha-ketoacid dehydrogenase subunit beta → MSTQAQARGGASSGTRMTIAKALNAGMRAAMERDPKVVLMGEDVGKLGGVFRITEGLQKDFGEDRVIDTPLAEAGIMGAAVGMALRGYRPVVEIQFDGFVYPAFDQIVSQVAKMHNRSLGALKVPMVIRIPYGGGIGAVEHHSESNESYFAHTAGLRVVTCSSTEDAYWMMQQAIASDDPVVFYEPKRRYHERGVLDLGEAGSGASLDDAPHALDEGVVRVEGSDVTVLTYGPMVKVAHAAAQAAELEDGPSIEVIDLRSLSPLDTELIEESVSKTGRCIALSEAQTFSSITSELAAHVQEHCFYHLEAPVLRVGGYNIPYPPSRHEEVFLPDLDRVLHAVETLLAY, encoded by the coding sequence ATGAGCACGCAGGCACAGGCGCGCGGCGGCGCGAGCAGCGGCACCCGGATGACGATCGCCAAGGCGCTCAACGCGGGGATGCGCGCGGCGATGGAACGCGACCCCAAGGTCGTCCTCATGGGGGAGGACGTCGGCAAGCTCGGCGGCGTCTTCCGGATCACGGAGGGGCTGCAGAAGGACTTCGGCGAGGACCGCGTTATCGACACCCCGCTCGCCGAGGCCGGGATCATGGGTGCGGCCGTCGGGATGGCGCTGCGCGGCTACCGGCCGGTGGTGGAGATCCAGTTCGACGGCTTCGTCTACCCCGCCTTCGACCAGATCGTCAGCCAGGTCGCCAAGATGCACAACCGGAGCCTCGGCGCGCTCAAGGTGCCGATGGTCATCCGCATCCCCTACGGCGGCGGCATCGGCGCGGTGGAGCACCACAGCGAGTCCAACGAGTCCTACTTCGCGCACACCGCGGGCCTGCGGGTCGTGACCTGCTCGAGCACCGAGGACGCCTACTGGATGATGCAGCAGGCGATCGCCAGCGACGACCCGGTCGTCTTCTACGAGCCCAAGCGGCGCTACCACGAGCGCGGGGTGCTCGACCTCGGCGAGGCCGGATCGGGGGCCTCCCTCGACGACGCGCCGCACGCGCTGGACGAGGGTGTGGTCCGGGTCGAGGGCAGCGACGTCACGGTGCTGACCTACGGCCCCATGGTCAAGGTCGCGCACGCCGCGGCGCAGGCCGCCGAGCTGGAGGACGGCCCCTCGATCGAGGTGATCGACCTGCGCTCGCTCTCGCCGCTGGACACCGAGCTCATCGAGGAGTCGGTGAGCAAGACCGGACGCTGCATCGCGCTGTCCGAGGCGCAGACCTTCTCCAGCATCACCTCCGAGCTGGCCGCGCACGTCCAGGAGCACTGCTTCTACCACCTCGAGGCGCCGGTCCTGCGGGTCGGCGGCTACAACATCCCCTACCCGCCGAGCCGGCACGAGGAGGTCTTCCTCCCCGACCTCGACCGCGTCCTGCACGCGGTCGAGACCCTGCTCGCATACTGA
- the pdhA gene encoding pyruvate dehydrogenase (acetyl-transferring) E1 component subunit alpha encodes MSDDEVAASSGSPTGHEPPERDITDGGPDMVQFLAADGTRVEPSETSEPYAAYLEDVDHETMVGFLRDLILVRRVDAEGFALQRQGELGLWPSLLGQEAAQVGAGRAMRLQDYAFPGYREHGVAWCKGVPPENLLGMFRGVNHGGWDSNENNFHLYTIVIGNQMLHAVGYAMGVARDGDVATGDADRDTAVMAFTGDGGTAQGDFNEALVFASVTNAPVVFYVQNNHWAISEPNDRQFTIPPYRRADGFGFPGIRVDGNDVLASYAVTRYALDRARSGQGPTLIEAFTYRMGAHTTSDDPTKYRISAEVDAWKAKDPIDRMKAYLTAEGAIDDAWVEQTEGEADELAKRIRKACQTMPDPPHEEMFAHVYAEPHPLIERESASFADYQAGFED; translated from the coding sequence GTGAGCGACGACGAGGTCGCGGCCAGCAGCGGCAGCCCCACCGGTCACGAACCGCCCGAGCGCGACATCACCGACGGCGGGCCCGACATGGTCCAGTTCCTGGCCGCGGACGGCACCCGTGTCGAGCCGAGCGAGACCAGCGAGCCCTACGCGGCATACCTGGAGGACGTCGACCACGAGACCATGGTCGGCTTCCTGCGCGACCTCATCCTCGTCCGCCGCGTCGACGCCGAGGGCTTCGCGCTGCAGCGTCAGGGCGAGCTCGGGCTCTGGCCCAGCCTGCTCGGCCAGGAGGCCGCCCAGGTCGGCGCCGGCCGCGCGATGCGCCTGCAGGACTATGCCTTCCCCGGCTACCGCGAGCACGGCGTCGCCTGGTGCAAGGGGGTGCCGCCGGAGAACCTGCTCGGCATGTTCCGCGGGGTCAACCACGGCGGGTGGGACTCCAACGAGAACAACTTCCACCTCTACACGATCGTCATCGGCAACCAGATGCTGCACGCGGTCGGGTATGCCATGGGCGTGGCCCGCGACGGTGATGTCGCGACCGGCGACGCCGACCGGGACACCGCGGTCATGGCCTTCACCGGCGACGGCGGCACCGCGCAGGGCGACTTCAACGAGGCCCTCGTCTTCGCCTCGGTGACGAACGCCCCGGTCGTCTTCTACGTGCAGAACAACCACTGGGCGATCTCCGAGCCCAACGACCGGCAGTTCACCATCCCGCCCTACCGCCGCGCGGACGGCTTCGGCTTCCCCGGCATCCGGGTCGACGGCAACGACGTCCTCGCCAGCTACGCCGTCACGCGGTATGCCCTCGACCGGGCCCGCAGCGGCCAGGGCCCGACGCTCATCGAGGCGTTCACCTACCGGATGGGCGCGCACACCACCTCTGACGACCCGACGAAGTACCGCATCTCCGCCGAGGTCGACGCGTGGAAGGCGAAGGACCCGATCGACCGGATGAAGGCATACCTCACGGCCGAGGGTGCGATCGACGACGCCTGGGTCGAGCAGACTGAAGGAGAGGCCGACGAGCTCGCCAAGCGGATCCGCAAGGCCTGCCAGACGATGCCCGACCCGCCGCACGAGGAGATGTTCGCGCACGTGTATGCCGAGCCGCACCCGCTGATCGAGCGTGAGTCCGCGTCCTTCGCGGACTACCAGGCCGGGTTCGAGGACTGA
- a CDS encoding phage holin family protein, whose protein sequence is MSGMKILATVVANGVALWVASALVSGIEFGGQGWSTVLTVVLVAAVFGVVNAVVRPLAQLLSLPFIILTLGLFLVVVNALMLLLTSWLAGVLGLDFRVDDFWWDAVLGAVIVSAVSMVVGMLLPDGRD, encoded by the coding sequence ATGAGCGGCATGAAAATCCTCGCGACCGTCGTCGCCAACGGCGTGGCCCTCTGGGTCGCCTCGGCCCTCGTGTCCGGCATCGAGTTCGGCGGGCAGGGGTGGTCGACGGTGCTCACCGTCGTGCTCGTGGCCGCCGTCTTCGGCGTGGTCAACGCCGTGGTCCGGCCGCTGGCCCAGCTGCTGTCGCTGCCGTTCATCATCCTCACGCTGGGCCTGTTCCTCGTCGTGGTCAACGCCCTCATGCTGCTGCTGACCTCGTGGCTAGCCGGCGTGCTCGGCCTGGACTTCCGGGTGGACGACTTCTGGTGGGACGCCGTCCTCGGGGCGGTCATCGTCTCGGCCGTCTCGATGGTCGTCGGGATGCTCCTGCCCGACGGTCGCGACTGA
- a CDS encoding type II toxin-antitoxin system VapB family antitoxin — MSLNIKSERVHALAREAARVTGRSQTGAVEEALTRLLRDYEIDPDRAGLEPRMERVRAVVDAYTAADAQLGPEVEITTTDDLYDDRTGLPR; from the coding sequence ATGAGCCTCAACATCAAGAGCGAGCGGGTCCATGCCCTCGCCCGAGAGGCCGCGCGCGTGACCGGGCGGTCGCAGACCGGCGCCGTCGAGGAGGCGCTGACCCGGCTGCTGCGCGACTACGAGATCGATCCGGACAGGGCGGGGCTGGAGCCCCGCATGGAGCGGGTGAGGGCGGTGGTCGACGCATATACCGCTGCCGACGCCCAGCTCGGACCGGAGGTGGAGATCACCACGACCGACGATCTCTACGACGACCGGACCGGGCTGCCCCGATGA
- a CDS encoding type II toxin-antitoxin system VapC family toxin produces the protein MIVDSSALLAIAQAEEGFEDLARTALAHPCRMSAATWLEVGIVADQRSTTHGARLDDLVRELAIEVVPVTPRDAEVARAAYRRFGRGSGHPARLNYGDCFAYALSVTSGEPLLFVGGDFAATDVLPARR, from the coding sequence ATGATCGTCGACTCCTCCGCCCTGCTCGCGATCGCGCAGGCCGAGGAGGGCTTCGAGGACCTCGCCCGGACGGCGCTCGCGCACCCGTGCCGCATGTCGGCGGCGACCTGGCTGGAGGTCGGCATCGTGGCCGACCAGCGGTCCACCACGCACGGCGCCCGCCTGGACGACCTGGTGCGCGAGCTCGCCATCGAGGTCGTGCCCGTGACGCCGCGGGACGCCGAGGTCGCGCGGGCGGCATACCGGCGCTTCGGTCGTGGCTCCGGTCACCCGGCCCGGCTCAACTACGGCGACTGCTTCGCGTATGCGCTCTCGGTCACGAGCGGCGAGCCGCTGCTCTTCGTCGGCGGGGACTTCGCGGCGACCGACGTGCTCCCGGCGCGTCGCTGA
- the hisC gene encoding histidinol-phosphate transaminase — protein MTDQPAPVRLRSTLAGVPAYVPGKPPAPVEGVTSYKISSNENPFPPLPSVTQAISDAAQQVNRYPDMGVVALTEALAVRLGVPVEQLATGTGSVAVLAQLVAIACDPGDEVVYAWRSFEAYPIVVALSGARSVQVPLTDDARHDLDAMAEAITDRTRLVLVCTPNNPTGPAVTEAELRAFLDRVPRDLIVVIDEAYLEFTTEESVPDALAIAREHPNVVVLRTFSKAYGLAGLRVGYAVAHPEVATALRKAATPFGVTDLAQHAAIASLEAEDELLARVAELVAERERVVAALREQGWSVPQAQGNFCWLPLLDDAVPFAQAAQARGLMVRPFAGDGVRCTIGETEANDRLLDVCAEWLQREG, from the coding sequence ATGACCGACCAGCCCGCGCCCGTCCGTCTCCGCAGCACCCTGGCCGGGGTTCCGGCCTACGTCCCGGGGAAGCCGCCGGCGCCCGTCGAGGGGGTCACGTCCTACAAGATCTCGTCCAACGAGAACCCCTTCCCCCCGCTGCCCTCGGTCACGCAGGCCATCTCGGACGCCGCGCAGCAGGTCAACCGCTACCCCGACATGGGGGTGGTCGCGCTCACCGAGGCGCTGGCCGTGCGGCTGGGCGTCCCCGTCGAGCAGCTGGCCACCGGCACCGGCAGCGTCGCGGTCCTCGCGCAGCTCGTGGCCATCGCGTGCGACCCGGGCGACGAGGTGGTGTATGCCTGGCGCAGCTTCGAGGCCTACCCCATCGTCGTGGCGCTCTCCGGGGCGCGCTCGGTGCAGGTGCCGCTGACCGACGACGCGCGGCACGACCTCGACGCCATGGCCGAGGCGATCACCGACCGCACCCGGCTGGTGCTCGTCTGCACGCCCAACAACCCGACCGGTCCGGCGGTCACGGAGGCCGAGCTGCGGGCCTTCCTCGACCGGGTGCCCCGCGACCTCATCGTCGTGATCGACGAGGCCTACCTGGAGTTCACGACCGAGGAGTCGGTGCCCGACGCGCTCGCGATCGCCCGGGAGCACCCCAACGTCGTAGTCCTGCGCACCTTCTCCAAGGCCTACGGCCTGGCCGGGCTGCGGGTGGGGTATGCCGTCGCCCATCCTGAGGTCGCGACGGCCCTGCGCAAGGCGGCCACGCCGTTCGGGGTCACCGACCTCGCCCAGCATGCGGCGATCGCCAGCCTGGAGGCCGAGGACGAGCTGCTCGCCCGGGTCGCGGAGCTCGTCGCCGAGCGCGAGCGGGTCGTGGCCGCGCTGCGCGAGCAGGGGTGGTCGGTGCCGCAGGCCCAGGGCAACTTCTGCTGGCTGCCGCTGCTCGACGACGCCGTGCCCTTCGCCCAGGCCGCCCAGGCGCGCGGGCTCATGGTGCGGCCGTTCGCCGGCGACGGGGTGCGCTGCACGATCGGCGAGACCGAGGCCAACGACCGGCTGCTGGACGTCTGCGCGGAGTGGCTCCAGCGCGAGGGCTGA
- a CDS encoding GNAT family N-acetyltransferase, with product MAWPAAYPGRMTQIDHLPERERWVARSEDREIGYLSYELEGGVLDLQHTVVEPEARGQGLGGRLVEEALGYARDEGLRVRPTCPFVPRYVAEHPEHADLIVGAGDVAQPRHDDEVVGEDEPDDGAGDVPTVEIRDQSIRLGQLLKLAGLVPDGAMARMVIENGEVAVDGETVMRRGTQVRPGQVVTYAGESVSPVSGG from the coding sequence GTGGCGTGGCCCGCGGCATACCCTGGGCGCATGACGCAGATCGACCACCTGCCCGAGCGCGAGCGCTGGGTCGCCCGGTCCGAGGACCGCGAGATCGGCTACCTGTCCTACGAGCTGGAGGGCGGCGTCCTCGACCTGCAGCACACGGTTGTCGAGCCCGAGGCGCGCGGCCAGGGGCTCGGCGGCCGGCTGGTCGAGGAGGCGCTGGGGTATGCCCGGGACGAAGGGCTGCGGGTGCGGCCCACCTGCCCGTTCGTCCCACGCTACGTCGCCGAGCACCCCGAGCACGCCGACCTGATCGTGGGTGCTGGGGACGTGGCGCAACCGCGGCACGACGACGAGGTGGTCGGCGAAGACGAGCCCGACGACGGGGCGGGCGACGTGCCCACCGTCGAGATCCGCGACCAGAGCATCCGCCTGGGCCAGCTGCTCAAGCTCGCCGGGCTGGTGCCCGACGGCGCGATGGCCCGCATGGTCATCGAGAACGGCGAGGTCGCCGTGGACGGCGAGACCGTGATGCGGCGCGGCACGCAGGTGCGGCCGGGCCAGGTCGTGACCTATGCGGGGGAGTCGGTCTCGCCGGTCAGCGGTGGCTGA
- a CDS encoding CPBP family intramembrane glutamic endopeptidase, giving the protein MSTQGPPTPPTALARRSLLVETLLVLGVSLGASAIWSVLSLIRKLTAEGGLAAQTTSMNTSATPDRPWLDLAYQLVGIGLALVPVLLAVHLLGRDVARPWRLLGLDRSRPVRDLAQGTMLAAVIGIPGLGLYLVARGLGVNTTVAPSNLADVWWAVPVLVLAAVQNAVVEEVVVVGYLFTRWAQAGWSTWAIILTSALLRGSYHLYQGFGGFVGNVAMGVILGWFYTRTRRVMPLVVAHTLLDVVAFVGYAALAGRVDWL; this is encoded by the coding sequence GTGAGCACCCAGGGTCCGCCGACACCGCCCACCGCCCTGGCGCGGCGCAGCCTGCTCGTCGAGACCCTGCTCGTGCTCGGCGTCAGCCTCGGGGCCTCGGCGATCTGGTCGGTCCTGTCCCTGATCCGCAAGCTCACCGCCGAGGGCGGCCTCGCGGCGCAGACGACGAGCATGAACACCAGCGCCACCCCCGACCGGCCCTGGCTCGACCTGGCCTACCAGCTCGTCGGCATCGGGCTCGCCCTCGTGCCGGTGCTGCTGGCGGTGCACCTGCTCGGGCGCGACGTCGCGCGTCCCTGGCGGCTGCTCGGGCTCGACCGGTCACGGCCCGTCCGCGACCTCGCCCAGGGGACGATGCTCGCCGCCGTGATCGGCATACCCGGCCTCGGGCTCTATCTCGTCGCCCGCGGGCTCGGCGTCAACACCACCGTCGCCCCCTCGAACCTCGCGGACGTCTGGTGGGCGGTGCCGGTCCTCGTGCTCGCCGCCGTGCAGAACGCCGTGGTGGAGGAGGTGGTCGTCGTGGGCTACCTCTTCACCAGGTGGGCGCAGGCCGGCTGGTCGACGTGGGCGATCATCCTGACCTCGGCGCTGCTGCGCGGCAGCTACCACCTCTACCAGGGCTTCGGCGGCTTCGTCGGCAACGTCGCGATGGGCGTGATCCTCGGCTGGTTCTACACCCGCACCCGCCGGGTCATGCCGCTCGTCGTGGCGCACACGCTGCTCGACGTCGTGGCCTTCGTCGGGTATGCCGCGCTCGCCGGCCGGGTCGACTGGCTCTGA
- a CDS encoding DUF2891 family protein, which yields MPSRATTPGDPTGARSAAARHAADWSRIAREVIGTAYPWAPAHVVTGPDDTDVTPHRLHPAFHGALDWHSCVHMQWSLVTLLTRYAGALGAREAAAARSLLEERLTPEHLQVEVAYLRARPGFERPYGWAWAAQLAAATRELGGRDEQAARWAQALVPLSDLLAERVLGHLPRQAYPVRHGKHQNDAFALLLLRDAYGRLGRDDVVRACEEAARAWFADDGPAPTDAEPGGSDFLSPALTEALLMTAVLEPGDARRWLERVLPGLGEGRHAPLLAVPEVRDPTDGQGAHLLGLALSRAWALRALAPWGHERAAARLRAAADDQEAAVLGHITDGDFMATHWLVSFALLADGALDRS from the coding sequence ATGCCATCTCGCGCAACGACCCCGGGCGACCCGACCGGCGCACGGTCCGCCGCCGCCCGGCACGCTGCGGACTGGAGCCGGATCGCCCGAGAGGTGATCGGCACGGCATACCCCTGGGCGCCGGCGCACGTGGTCACCGGCCCGGACGACACCGACGTCACGCCGCACCGGCTGCACCCGGCCTTCCACGGCGCCCTCGACTGGCACTCCTGCGTGCACATGCAGTGGTCGCTGGTCACCCTGCTCACGAGGTATGCCGGTGCGCTCGGCGCGCGCGAGGCCGCCGCCGCGCGCTCGCTGCTGGAGGAGCGGCTCACGCCGGAGCACCTGCAGGTGGAGGTCGCCTACCTGCGCGCCCGCCCCGGGTTCGAGCGGCCCTACGGCTGGGCCTGGGCCGCCCAGCTCGCCGCGGCCACCCGCGAGCTCGGCGGGCGCGACGAGCAGGCCGCCCGCTGGGCGCAGGCCCTCGTCCCGCTGTCGGACCTCCTCGCGGAGCGGGTGCTCGGTCACCTGCCGCGGCAGGCCTACCCCGTCCGCCACGGCAAGCACCAGAACGACGCCTTCGCCCTGCTGCTCCTGCGCGACGCCTACGGCCGGCTGGGCCGGGACGACGTGGTGCGCGCCTGCGAGGAGGCGGCGCGGGCGTGGTTCGCCGACGACGGGCCGGCGCCCACGGACGCAGAGCCCGGCGGGTCGGACTTCCTGTCGCCGGCGCTCACCGAGGCGCTGCTCATGACGGCGGTGCTCGAGCCGGGCGACGCGCGGCGCTGGCTCGAGCGGGTGCTGCCCGGGCTCGGGGAGGGCCGGCATGCGCCCCTGCTGGCCGTGCCGGAGGTCCGCGACCCGACCGACGGGCAGGGCGCCCACCTGCTCGGGCTCGCCCTGTCGCGGGCCTGGGCGCTGCGGGCTCTGGCACCCTGGGGGCACGAGCGCGCGGCCGCACGGCTGCGGGCGGCGGCCGACGACCAGGAGGCGGCGGTGCTGGGCCACATCACGGACGGCGACTTCATGGCTACCCACTGGCTGGTGTCCTTCGCGCTGCTCGCCGACGGTGCCCTGGACCGGTCGTGA
- a CDS encoding thioesterase family protein → MTADGRHYFTALGEGRYQPTEHVQGAWSPDEQHVAPVIGLLLHTLELNHPREDLQWARLSVDILGFIRREEMTVTTRVLRPGRTIELLESSVEIAGRAAVRMTAWRLVTGDTTAVAETEHADLPGPEGLEAWTGMDHWDGGFIRSLDFRSVPGSRAGRGRTWVRTSVPLVGGAEEASALASWVGLLDTANGTAGRAAPHDWAFPNVDLTLHLHRLPEGAWVGLDTRVSWGPTGVGQTSSVVHDEAGPVGTLVQALTLRPAR, encoded by the coding sequence ATGACAGCGGACGGGCGGCACTACTTCACAGCGCTGGGCGAGGGGAGGTATCAGCCGACCGAGCACGTGCAGGGGGCGTGGTCGCCGGACGAGCAGCACGTGGCCCCGGTCATCGGGCTGCTGCTGCACACGCTGGAGCTGAACCATCCGCGCGAGGACCTGCAGTGGGCGCGGCTGAGCGTCGACATCCTGGGCTTCATCCGCCGCGAGGAGATGACCGTCACGACGCGGGTGCTCCGGCCGGGGCGCACCATCGAGCTGCTGGAGTCCAGCGTCGAGATCGCCGGTCGTGCTGCGGTGCGGATGACCGCGTGGCGGCTGGTCACGGGCGACACCACCGCCGTGGCCGAGACCGAGCACGCCGACCTGCCCGGCCCCGAAGGTCTCGAGGCATGGACCGGGATGGACCACTGGGACGGCGGCTTCATCCGCTCGCTGGACTTCCGCTCGGTGCCCGGGTCGCGGGCCGGGCGCGGCCGGACCTGGGTGCGGACGTCGGTGCCCCTGGTCGGTGGTGCGGAGGAGGCCTCGGCCCTGGCCTCGTGGGTGGGGCTGCTGGACACCGCCAACGGGACCGCGGGGCGGGCGGCCCCGCACGACTGGGCCTTCCCCAACGTCGACCTCACGCTGCACCTGCACCGCCTGCCCGAGGGGGCGTGGGTGGGGCTGGACACCCGCGTCTCGTGGGGGCCGACCGGCGTGGGCCAGACCTCGAGCGTCGTGCACGACGAGGCGGGTCCGGTGGGCACGCTGGTGCAGGCGCTGACGCTGCGCCCCGCGCGCTGA
- a CDS encoding O-succinylhomoserine sulfhydrylase, whose product METPDGWRPDTLAVRGGLMRSPFDETAEALYPTSGYVYSSAEEAQAAFEEKIERFVYSRYGNPTVAMLEERMRVMHGAEAAQATASGMSAVFTALGGLCAAGDRIVASRALFGSCFVIIDEVLRRWGVESTFVDGTDLDAWREALATPAEAVFFETPSNPTQELVDIAAVSELAHAAGATVVVDNVFGTPVFSRPLDHGADIVVYSTTKHIDGQGRVMGGMILGPEELVAGPIQTLLRHTGPAMSPFNAWVTLKGLETMALRVERQAATALTLAQELEADPRVLAVHHPWLESHPQAELARRQMTGGGTVVTFTLDAGQEETFAFMNALQVVDISNNLGDTKSLTTHPATTTHRRLPEEARRAAGITEGTIRLSVGLEDIDDLRADLARGFAAAFG is encoded by the coding sequence ATGGAGACCCCTGACGGATGGCGGCCGGACACGCTCGCGGTGCGCGGCGGCCTCATGCGCAGCCCCTTCGACGAGACGGCCGAGGCGCTCTACCCGACCTCGGGCTACGTCTACTCCAGCGCCGAAGAGGCGCAGGCGGCGTTCGAGGAGAAGATCGAGCGTTTCGTCTACAGCCGCTACGGCAACCCGACGGTCGCCATGCTCGAGGAGCGGATGCGGGTCATGCACGGCGCCGAGGCGGCGCAGGCCACCGCCTCGGGGATGTCCGCCGTCTTCACCGCGCTCGGCGGGCTGTGCGCCGCCGGTGACCGGATCGTCGCGAGCCGGGCGCTCTTCGGCTCCTGCTTCGTCATCATCGACGAGGTGCTGCGGCGCTGGGGCGTCGAGAGCACCTTCGTCGACGGCACCGACCTCGACGCCTGGCGCGAGGCGCTCGCCACCCCTGCCGAAGCCGTCTTCTTCGAGACCCCGAGCAACCCGACCCAGGAGCTCGTGGACATCGCGGCGGTGAGCGAGCTCGCCCACGCGGCCGGCGCCACGGTCGTGGTCGACAACGTCTTCGGCACGCCGGTCTTCTCGCGGCCGCTGGACCACGGCGCCGACATCGTCGTCTACTCCACGACCAAGCACATCGACGGTCAGGGTCGGGTCATGGGCGGCATGATCCTGGGCCCGGAGGAGCTCGTGGCGGGCCCGATCCAGACGCTGCTTCGGCATACCGGACCGGCGATGTCGCCCTTCAACGCCTGGGTCACGCTCAAGGGGCTGGAGACGATGGCCCTGCGCGTCGAGCGGCAGGCGGCCACCGCGCTCACCCTCGCGCAGGAGCTCGAGGCCGACCCGCGGGTGCTGGCCGTGCACCACCCTTGGCTGGAGTCGCACCCGCAGGCCGAGCTCGCACGGCGGCAGATGACCGGCGGCGGGACCGTGGTGACCTTTACCCTCGACGCCGGGCAGGAGGAGACCTTCGCCTTCATGAACGCGCTGCAGGTGGTCGACATCTCCAACAACCTGGGTGACACGAAGTCGCTGACCACCCACCCGGCGACGACGACCCACCGGCGGCTGCCGGAGGAGGCGCGCCGGGCCGCGGGCATCACCGAGGGCACGATCCGGCTGTCGGTCGGGCTCGAGGACATCGACGACCTGCGCGCCGACCTGGCGCGGGGCTTCGCCGCCGCCTTCGGCTGA
- a CDS encoding ABC transporter ATP-binding protein: protein MLELTDLTVTFPGATAVDHVSLQVARGDVLAVLGPSGCGKSTLLRAVAGLERPSAGTIRWRGTDLSGVPTHERGFALMFQDGQLFAQASVGDNIGYPLRLRGAGRGARAARVAELLELVGLPGYADRRPATLSGGEQQRVALARSLAADPELLLLDEPLSSLDRALRDRLAGDLREILVSTGTTAILVTHDHDEAFSVADRMAVMLQGRIAQEGASTEVWHTPASREVAAFIGYDTILEGPAAAVLRQHLPPDRASRMVAPDPAGPGSAATSPDRASRMVVPRPAGPVLALRRSALRVDPRGTLSGTVRRSTTVSDAVHLTVDVEELGRCEALSADLGPQVGDIVRLAVDHRGVAPLSD, encoded by the coding sequence ATGCTCGAGCTCACCGACCTCACCGTGACCTTCCCCGGGGCCACCGCCGTCGACCACGTGTCGCTGCAGGTGGCGCGGGGTGACGTCCTCGCGGTCCTCGGGCCGTCGGGCTGCGGCAAGTCCACGCTGCTGCGGGCGGTCGCCGGGCTGGAACGACCCTCCGCCGGCACCATCCGCTGGCGCGGCACCGACCTGTCCGGGGTGCCCACGCACGAGCGGGGCTTCGCCCTGATGTTCCAGGACGGGCAGCTCTTCGCCCAGGCCAGCGTGGGCGACAACATCGGCTACCCGCTGCGGCTGCGCGGCGCGGGGCGCGGCGCGCGGGCCGCCCGGGTCGCCGAACTGCTGGAGCTCGTCGGGCTGCCCGGGTATGCCGACCGCCGCCCCGCCACCCTCTCCGGCGGCGAGCAGCAGCGCGTCGCGCTCGCCCGGTCGCTGGCCGCCGACCCCGAGCTGCTGCTGCTGGACGAGCCGCTCAGCTCGCTGGACCGGGCGCTGCGGGACCGGCTCGCCGGGGACCTGCGGGAGATCCTCGTCTCGACCGGCACCACCGCGATCCTCGTCACGCACGACCACGACGAGGCCTTCTCCGTGGCCGACCGGATGGCCGTCATGCTGCAGGGCCGGATCGCCCAGGAAGGTGCCTCCACCGAGGTCTGGCACACGCCGGCCTCCCGCGAGGTCGCGGCCTTCATCGGCTACGACACGATCCTCGAGGGCCCCGCCGCAGCCGTCCTGCGCCAGCACCTCCCACCCGACCGGGCGTCGCGAATGGTTGCCCCCGACCCGGCCGGCCCCGGCTCCGCCGCCACATCTCCCGACCGAGCGTCGCGAATGGTTGTCCCCCGCCCGGCCGGTCCGGTCCTCGCCCTGCGCCGCAGCGCGCTGCGGGTCGACCCGCGCGGCACGCTCTCCGGCACGGTCCGCCGGTCCACCACCGTCTCCGACGCCGTGCACCTCACCGTCGACGTCGAGGAGCTCGGTCGCTGCGAGGCACTCTCCGCCGACCTCGGGCCGCAGGTCGGCGACATCGTCCGGCTCGCGGTGGATCACCGCGGCGTCGCCCCGCTCTCCGACTGA